The Bradyrhizobium sp. B097 genome contains the following window.
ATGTATGGAATATACAAGTGTCTGACTGCTGTATGCAGTTTGTGCCAGGCGAGCGAGGCTGGGCTACAGGCACGCCGTGTGGGAGCTGACCATACCAGAATTGACGCCCCGGCTCGCTTCCTGAAGAGAGTTTCGGGCGGTGATTCGGCGGAGGTCGAAGAGCGGCGCTTAGCCGCGGCGCTAGGTCGGTCAGCTGCCATCACAACAGCAATTCATGTAACAACGATCTTAAACCTGATCACGCTTTGAGTATCCTCTTTGCGTAGGACGCCCATCGGGTGCCAGCGTCGCGCGATTCTCAGTCCAGCACGATTCAATTGACGATAGGGACAACCTCTCTCCGCTTCCGATATCCCAAAGTTCGCTGATCATGGCGAACAAGAACGCCGTCGTCAGGCCAAACAGCAGCATGCCATTCAGCGCTTCCAAAGCTCCCATCAGCTGCCACTGATCTTTGAGATAGAGGTTTGCGTGACCGTAGCTGGTCATGGCGCTGAGCGAATAGAGCATCGCAGACCGCCCATCGGGAAACGCATCAAGAAATCGATATGATACAGCCCATAGGGCTCCTTCAAGCGCGTGAAGTACTGTGGCGAGCAATACAGCCACGCCCAGCACCGCGATAAACATCGGTGCAAAGTGTCTGCGAACCGCTGCAACATTCATTGTATGGACGGCACCTCGAAGGATCATCATGAGGCCGACGACGTGGATGACCACGCTGACGACGATCAATGGTAAGCCCCAAAGCCAGTCGATGTCCCAAGGGGCCGCCACAGTTGAACTCATTGCTCACCCCCAAACCCCAAACCAGTAACACTAACCTTCTGACTGGATTGGGAACGAACGCAGATCTCGCAACGCGCGGCCATTGGTCGAGTCTTGCTTAGCGGCGACGGCCTATGGAGATGTTCGTAAACGCGAATACGGAGATCGTTGGCCACCCACTGCTCGACGCCTGTCGTGTAATGGTTGTCGGCATAGCTTGCTACCGCACCGAAGATGGCAATAACCAGCGTCGCGGTCCCGGCGAATAACGCTACCACCGGGCGCAGCCCGTGATCTCCGAGGGCGTCATCGAGGACAAGCCTTAATGGCCATGGACGTGCTGCTACCGCAGGACTAGCGGCAAACTCCGCACGTACCATTGGGCCGCGCTGGGCCGCGGATTGCCGCCGTTATCCCGTCCTCATCGCGCTCTTGCGCGTTGACGACGCACGGTTTGTTGCCATCCCGCACGATTGAAAGCCGACGCGTCAGAGCATCTATCAATTGTAACAGGCAGCCCGCCAACTCCTCTTGGGAACTCACACTAGGTGCTCCTGCTTCTGGTCGGGCACGGCGACAGCACGCTGTAGAGAACAACACCGAAGGGTTCGATCACGTGGACCAGCGCCGTCTCTACCACTTCGCGGGAGAGCTTGGAGGCATGACACGCGTCCGTGTCTCACTTGATAGATAACCCCGACCGTGCGCCTGTCAGTATCGACGCACTCCAACGGCTCCTCTGCGGTATCCATACCGGCCAACTCCAACCGCCGCACATCCCCGTGGCCCGCAACGAGCTGCTGCGCAACCTCTTGGCCCACATCCCGCAGCGCCTGCTCTATAGTACGCTTCACTCCGACCACCACCAAAGGTGACGAGACCGAGAAACACGGTGAGACTCAAAGCCATGACACGAATAATCGGTGACATTTTCTTCTCCGGCGCTATCCATGTTGTCGCGCTACTTTGTACTGACCAAGCTTGACGTGATTATCAGAAGCCTCGTGGCGTCGACTATGCAAAAGCGGACAGTGATTAAAAAAAGTCTCGGCGCGCTACAGAATTAACATTGCCAGCGCAAAGCAGTTCGTTGCGCCAAGCTAGCCGGGATGACCACTGTGGCTGGTCTGTCGGGTCTCTTGGATGCACCCAGCAAGAAACGCCCCGGATGATGTCGGGGCTTAAGTTTGCTGAAAATTAGAATGAATCAGTAACCGGCGACGACGGGCCGCCGAAACGGCCGTTTACGCGCATAATGACCACATATCCACATCCTGGCTGATCCGATTGAGCGCACCGGCGCGTGTGATCGCCACCCGGCCAGTGAACGACCATCCCCCGTGTATCGCGGACGACGTCGACGACGATCTCTGCAATAACGGTCCAGGTTATCTTCTTGCGCGTCTCATGCGTGGCTCGCGCCCTGTCCAGGCCGCAGCCACGTCGCGCCCGACTACCATGAGGCATTGCCGATCCACGCTGGTGGGAAGCAGCTCAGTCCCGGCGTCGAGCTGATTGATCTCGGTTTCGAGACTTCGCACGGCAAAAGTCGCTCGTTCCAGCGTCTCCTTCTACATCGGCGCAAACGGCGGGTGCGGAACGAGCCGCAATTCCTGGAGTTTCGTGCCGGTAGTTGGCGTGGTCACCACCAGGCGGGCCGCCTAAGCAAAATCGGCAGAAATGAACGCAGATCGATTATGACACTTTCAGCATGGCCCGGCGCGCGTGTATGAGGCTCTCAACCCTGTTGGCGGCAACGTTCAACGTCGCCATATCTGCTGCATTCTCGTCCCCATCCGCAATTTTGAGGCGCTGGTCGCTCAAGATGTCATCAATCCGGTTCTCTATCTGGGACAATTCCTCCTCGCGCTCCGCCTTGCGAACCCGACGGGCCAGGACATAGAACGCGTCGAGTGCCGCTTCATCCGGTTTCGATGTCCGCAGGCCGATGAACCGCCAGGCCGCCGCGAGAATCGAGGCCAATCCGCCAAGGATCATCGGCGTCAGGTAGATCGCATTGCTCCATTCGTCCAAAAAGCTCTGCTGGGTGCCATTGAAGTACTCAGCCGCACCTGCATGGACCGGCAGGAAGGCGTCGGGATCCGTGTCGGGAGCGGTGACCTGCGCTAGCATCGGCAGTTCGTGGATGAGATCGCGCCGCGCGGCGAGAAGCGATTTCGTCAGGTCGGCAATGGTGTCGGGATTGAGCTTTTTTTGCGCGACCAGGTAGAATGACACACGCAACGTCGTCAGGTCGTCGCTCGGAAGTGGCGGCGCGCCGCGCAGCGTGCCCTTCGGCACATCGAAGCTTTCATATGCGGGATGGCTTTCCGCGATCGCCCCGGCCGATTCGATGGGAATGAGCACCGGCTGGGATTTCGCATTTTGCGGGAAGAGGCTGCGCGCCAGCGCCAGGTATTTTTCGGTCAGGGGAAGCACAAGCAGAAGCGCGTCGACGCTCCTCGAGGCGATAGCGCGGCGTACGTCAGGCGCCGGGATATCCTTGAAGGTGACTTTGGCGCGGTCGAGATCATATTCCTGACGCAGCGCGTCGACGACGGCTCTGTTGATCTCCCCGCCGACCACGCCGACGTTGTGGCCTTTCAGGCTCGGCACATCAGTCAGCGACGAACCGGGAGGGGCCAAAACCAGTACGACGGCGTGGGTAAGCACGAGGACGGCCTGGGCCTGCGACAGGTCGCCCACGTCACCACGGACGACGGCGAGATCGACCTTGCCCGATGAAAAGGCCTTGGCGGCTTCGAGCGTGCCCGGTTGCTTGACGATCCGAAGCCTTACCGGCGCCCCCGTCGCGGTCAGCCGATTGGCGATGGCAGACATGATCTTGTCAGCTTCGCCATCAAGCGATCCGACGGCAACTGTCAGCGAGACCGGACGGACATACCAGAGATAGGCGAACAGCCCGGCGCCAATGGCCAGCAGGAAAGCGCCGCTCACCATTACGATACGTAGCCAGGCCGGTAGTTTGATCGAGGTCATCGGGCAACTCTCCGAGCTAAGCTTTGCGTTGCAACGTCGTCAACGGCGCTTCTCCGAAGGCGGCACGATACGTCGCGGCAAAGCGTCCGACCTCGAAGAATTGATGGTCCCGCGCGATGCTCGCGACGCTCGCCATAGACGGATCGGCGCGCCGTAGCGCAGCGCGGGCCTTGTTCAGCCTGCGCAACAAGAGGTATCGCATCGGGCTGACGCCGAGAAATTCGCGACAGCACATCCGCAATGTGCGTTCGGCCACGCCGATTTCGGTACAAAGATCGGGCAGCGCGACCTTCCGGTCGACGGATTTGCGTAGCGCTGTTTCGAGGCGGGTCATCAAGGAGGTGTGCTTGGAGCGTGTCCCGGGACTGTCTTCAGTCCCGTCGCCGGTCAGGCAATGGATCACGGCATGAAGCATGTCCTGTTCAAGTGCTCGTGCCACTTCGGGTTGCTCAATTAGTTTGCTTGTGGGGGCTGCCAGGTGACAGGCGTGTTGGAATAGGCGTCGAAAACGGGACAGGTCCGCGCCGCAAGGGTGGAGCAGTCTGGTTGAGCGCGGTGGCAGGATCGGCTGGCCGGTCAATGCCGCACCACTGCTTGCGAGTTGATCCAGCGGCAGGGATATCAGGCCCCATTGGCATTTCCCGCTCGATAGCTGATGCATCTGCTGGCCTGGGCCATGAAAAGCGATCTTGTCACTTTGAAAAGCAAACCCGTCGCATTCCAGGCTCGCCCGGCCAACTGGAAAGGACAAGAAAACCCTGTCGACTGCAAGCGAAATGCAGCCAATGCGCGGCAGCCATTCGCGCAGCCGCATGATGACCAGATGGTTCAGTTTCAGCCGCAGCAGCTCCGCTTCGAAATCTCCGGGACCGGTTATTGTGAGATTGACCCCGATGTCGCCAAAACCCGCTTCGTATGCCCCAGGATCGTCAAAGCTTAGAATGGAGCGTTCAGCCATATCCGGTGTTCCATCGGACGGGCGAACGGCTCTTACGGCCTTTTGATGCCCATGGGTATCCTCGACGCGGCACCATCAGACAACTGATAGGCGCCGGCTATGCAATTCCGGCAGCGTGAGACGAAAAGGTCACTTCAGGGAGCGCGGACGCACATCCAGCTCCGGCAAATGCCGCGCTAGCGCAAATCGGCTGGTCGATTGTGCGTGGTTGGGTAACGAAAATGTTGCGTCAGTGAAGGCGTCCCACGATGTTCTCGGTGGGCAGCGTCGTGGGGCGATTGAGATGGAGATCGGGATCCTGCGCGGGCCGTCGCAGTGTTTCCGACGGCAACTCTCCAAACAGCTGGCGGTAGGTGACCGAGAAACGCCCGAGCTCCCAGAACCCGTAGTCGGTCACGATGCGGGTAACGGTGGCTTTGGATGCGTCAGCGCGCAGCAGCGCGCGCCGGACCAGATACATTCTTCGCAAGGCGAGATAGCGCATTGGGGCCATGCCGAGATGTTCTTCGCAAGCCGATCGCAGCGTCCGCTCGGAAACGCCAGTCGCAGCGCAGAGTTCGGTCAGATAGATGGCCCGGTTCGGATTTGCGGCCAGATAATCCTCGAGCCGCGCGATGATCGCATTGTGACGCCGCCTGCCAGCGGTAATCTCGATGCCGGCGCCTTCTGCAAGGCATCGAACCATCAGATAAGACAGTTGTTGTTCGAACCCGCGAAGCAGCTCCGGCGATTCCAGTGCGTCCGGCGCTGTATGAGCCAAATCGCCGACGGTCTGGTGCACCTTCAACAGGCGCGACATCAACTCCGGGCGGGGCCGAACCACGCGGGTTGTCAACTTTTCCAGAAAGTCAGCTCCGATGACGGTCGTGAGGGTTGCATTCATGTCCTCCTCGGAGAGAGACATCCCTCCATGGCGATGGTTGGCGCCGGAACGCTTGTGCGACACGTCGAACTTGTCGATGATGATATCACCCGGCGTGACGTCCATGCCGCAGTGTTGAATTGAAGCGCCTTCCGATTGCGTCAGAAAGCTGATGGATCTGCGTCCCGGCCGGACGGCAAGTTTGTTAACTTGAGGCAGGTTTACCTCGTATCGACTCATCCAAAGCCGATTCAAACCAATCTGCTCTATCTTTAGATCAAACTCACCACGCATTGTCGGAAATACGTTGAGCTCGCATCCTTGAACGGCACTCGGGCAAAGCAGCGGATCTTCGATCCTCATCGTTCTAACCCAAAACACTTCGGATGCTCCTGCAATGGTTGGATATCTCAGAAAGATCGCTCGAAACTAGCGCAGCATTCCAAAAGTAAAGTTGTAATTCAATATCGCATGCAACCGCCGAACAGTGAAGCCGTTATGACGAACCGAAAAGGGCAATTTTCGTCGTGTTGGCGCAACCGGTTGCCGATAGGTCTCGGCTAACACGGGAATGATAGAAGGTTGGAGCGCTGAAGGCGTTTGAATTTCGAAGCCGCGGCTTCGCTGCGAATTCGGCGCCGTGAGCCAAGGGCGCAATCTTTTCGCTCACGGCGAGTTCGTCGTGCCGATTTTGCATAGTCTCGGCTTCGCGCATGCTGCTCTATGAAAACAGAAGGCGGTTCGGGGCCAAGCGCCTGCCCGCGATCAATGAGGTTTTGCGAGATGATCGGGAAAGGAATGCGTGCGCAAGTTCTGGCCGTCGTCGGCGCGCTCTGCGCATGGTCTG
Protein-coding sequences here:
- a CDS encoding TAXI family TRAP transporter solute-binding subunit, coding for MTSIKLPAWLRIVMVSGAFLLAIGAGLFAYLWYVRPVSLTVAVGSLDGEADKIMSAIANRLTATGAPVRLRIVKQPGTLEAAKAFSSGKVDLAVVRGDVGDLSQAQAVLVLTHAVVLVLAPPGSSLTDVPSLKGHNVGVVGGEINRAVVDALRQEYDLDRAKVTFKDIPAPDVRRAIASRSVDALLLVLPLTEKYLALARSLFPQNAKSQPVLIPIESAGAIAESHPAYESFDVPKGTLRGAPPLPSDDLTTLRVSFYLVAQKKLNPDTIADLTKSLLAARRDLIHELPMLAQVTAPDTDPDAFLPVHAGAAEYFNGTQQSFLDEWSNAIYLTPMILGGLASILAAAWRFIGLRTSKPDEAALDAFYVLARRVRKAEREEELSQIENRIDDILSDQRLKIADGDENAADMATLNVAANRVESLIHARRAMLKVS
- a CDS encoding helix-turn-helix domain-containing protein; translated protein: MAERSILSFDDPGAYEAGFGDIGVNLTITGPGDFEAELLRLKLNHLVIMRLREWLPRIGCISLAVDRVFLSFPVGRASLECDGFAFQSDKIAFHGPGQQMHQLSSGKCQWGLISLPLDQLASSGAALTGQPILPPRSTRLLHPCGADLSRFRRLFQHACHLAAPTSKLIEQPEVARALEQDMLHAVIHCLTGDGTEDSPGTRSKHTSLMTRLETALRKSVDRKVALPDLCTEIGVAERTLRMCCREFLGVSPMRYLLLRRLNKARAALRRADPSMASVASIARDHQFFEVGRFAATYRAAFGEAPLTTLQRKA
- a CDS encoding helix-turn-helix domain-containing protein, which codes for MRIEDPLLCPSAVQGCELNVFPTMRGEFDLKIEQIGLNRLWMSRYEVNLPQVNKLAVRPGRRSISFLTQSEGASIQHCGMDVTPGDIIIDKFDVSHKRSGANHRHGGMSLSEEDMNATLTTVIGADFLEKLTTRVVRPRPELMSRLLKVHQTVGDLAHTAPDALESPELLRGFEQQLSYLMVRCLAEGAGIEITAGRRRHNAIIARLEDYLAANPNRAIYLTELCAATGVSERTLRSACEEHLGMAPMRYLALRRMYLVRRALLRADASKATVTRIVTDYGFWELGRFSVTYRQLFGELPSETLRRPAQDPDLHLNRPTTLPTENIVGRLH